The DNA window AACTCGCCCTTCACCTCCGGGGCGCGCGTGTGGTACATGCGCAGCTTGCGCACCACCCGCCGGATGTTGTCCGGCTTGACCATCTCTTCGGGCGGAATGCGTTTGCCGTCGATGAAGCGCGTCACCAGGTAGCCTTCGGGTTCGATGAAGTACAGCACTTCGGGTGCAATGCCCAGCAGCCCAGCCGCCAGATTGGAGGCATGCTCGATCTCGCGCTTGATCCCCAGCAGGTCGGTGTTCTCGCCGGTGATGCGCAGCATGTAGGCCTTGCCGCCCGTCTCCAGCTTGTAGTTCTTGTTGGTGATGCCGCCGGTTAGCTCACTGGACTTGATGTCCTTGGCATCTTTCAGGAAGGGCACCCGAGCGATGGATTGTTCGAGCGTCAGCCCCATGGTTTGCCTCCGTGGATGGAAATAGCGAACACAAGGCAGGGGCCCGACCGTGGGCCGGGCCCCTGCCCCATTCAGGCAGACTCTAGTCGCCGCCCTTGGCAGCGGCCGCCAGGTCGGCCTCGATCTTGCGCAGTTCGTCTTCCGAAGCCTTCTTCGGCCCGGTGAAGTGCTTGCGTGACCAACCGAACCAGTAGACGAGCAGCAGGATGGCGACCAACACCATCGTCCAGAGCACCAGCTCGTTCGGCGGCAGCACGAACACGATGCAGATGATGATCGTGTACACAACCGCCACGATATTGAGGAACGGCCCCCAGCCCTTCAAGTTCCAAGGGGCGTTCTCACGGGTGGTGAACTCGCCCTTCTTGCGCAGCTTGTTGCGCACATTGAGGAAGGTCGGCGTGTTGTAGGCGATGTACAGGGCGATCGTCGAGATGGAGGTGACCACGAAGTAGGCCGCCGCGTACATGCAGGTGATGACCGCCAGGATCGACGTGATTACAATCGACTTGACCGGAGTTCGCCACTTCGGGTTGATGTCGCAGAAAACCTTCGAGAACGGCATGCCGCCGTCCCGGCCGAAGGCGAACCACATGCGGGACATCGAGGTGATCGACGAGAGGCCGCACAGCCACATCCCGCCGAAGACGATGATTGCCACGACATTGGCCATGAACGTGTTCAGACCTGCGTAGGCGATGTACAGCACCGGATAGGGATCGGCCACAGTGCCGGCGATATCGGGGATGTTGAAAGTGAAGGCCATCAGCACGATGTAGCCGATGACGGCCGAGACGGCCACCGACAGGAACACCCCCCAAGCGCTGTTCAGACGAGCCAGCACCGTCTCTTCCGCCACGTGGGCCGAGGCGTCATAGCCGGTGTAGGTCCACTGCGCCTGCAGGAAGGCCAGCGGGAAGACCAGCACGAAGGGCGCCAGCGTGTAGACATTGACCATACCCGGGAAGATCTTGAAGAACGGCGACGGGATGACCCACGGTCCCAAGAATAGGGCAGGGCCGGCGCCGGAACCGTCGGTGAAGACACCG is part of the Anaerolineales bacterium genome and encodes:
- a CDS encoding amino acid permease → MADMKGKSRDEIIAADVKELHKLGYAQQLFREMGGFSNFAISFSIISILTGAMLLYGYGLKFAGPMINTFGWPIVSIFTMIIAASMAEIASAYPTAGGLYYWASRLGGVGWGWMTAWMNMLGQITITAGINIAAAIYFVGLLTRAVGMDPATPVFGGMFGWTLTSWGFYIFIMVVIMIPQVLINAFGIRLTSKLNDFSVYWHIGGVLIIAALLTFFGKNHQPLSFVTQYVNTINPLDASSGVFTDGSGAGPALFLGPWVIPSPFFKIFPGMVNVYTLAPFVLVFPLAFLQAQWTYTGYDASAHVAEETVLARLNSAWGVFLSVAVSAVIGYIVLMAFTFNIPDIAGTVADPYPVLYIAYAGLNTFMANVVAIIVFGGMWLCGLSSITSMSRMWFAFGRDGGMPFSKVFCDINPKWRTPVKSIVITSILAVITCMYAAAYFVVTSISTIALYIAYNTPTFLNVRNKLRKKGEFTTRENAPWNLKGWGPFLNIVAVVYTIIICIVFVLPPNELVLWTMVLVAILLLVYWFGWSRKHFTGPKKASEDELRKIEADLAAAAKGGD